The region CCCTTTACGGCATCCAGGGCATTACTGATCAGGTTGAAAAATACCTGCTGGATGTTATTTACATTCATCCAGACCTGCGGTAAATCTTCAGCTATATCTTTTATCAATACAACATTCTGCTTCTCCAGACGGTAAGACATCAGCTTTAAAACTCTGTCAAGCGGTTCAACGCAGCTTCCCTTCTGGCATCTCTCTTCTCCTTCATCCTCCCGCCGTGAAAAAGTCAAAAGGTTTTTTACCACGTCTATACACTGCTTCGTCTCGTTTTCGATGTCGAGAAGTATCTGGTATTTCTGATCATTGCAAGAGGTGTGTTTAATGCAATATTGAGTATAGTTGAGTATACTCATCATCGGATTATTCATCTCATGCGCCACACCGGCAATCATGGTACCTAAGGCATTCATTTTTTCCGACTGGATAAGCTGATTCTGAGATTCTTTGAGCTTCCCATGGGTCGCTTGAAGTACCTCATAAGCATCCTTAAGCTCTTTTTGAGCCAGTATGCGGTCCTGAACCTGCCGGGTAAGCTGTTTATTGGCACTTTCCAGATCGGCTGTACGCTCCTGCACCAGTTGCTCCAGATAATCCTGATACTTTTTCAGTTCCTGTTCCATCCGTATCCGCTCGTCGATCTCATGATGAGCTACATTGAGCTCGGAAAGCCCCTGCATGGGGATGGCTATCAAGGGCATGACATAGCTGAAAAAATGAGCGACATGCCCCAGGCTGAATAAAGGATCGAAAAGGTGCTTGGAAAAAGAGATGTACAGTTGGCCCCAGCAGTTGAGCAATATACTGTTCAGAATCAATCCGGAAAAGATGTCTCGTTGGGTAAGAAACCGTTTCATGACCAGGATAAAGGCAATGGCAAACAATATGGCTGAAAAAAAGTCGACTGGTCCGGCTATCAGCCTCTCTGGATAGATGATCTGCGGCAGAGGAAGCAGGAAGGCCAATGCGGTTACACTTCCGCTGACAACAAAAACACTGAGGGAAACAAGAATTGTCTCTTTAACCTTTTCCTTGTTCGTACCCCACTGCAAATGTTCCACAAGAGGAGCCGCGATAATCATACCGGCAAGAAAACATTTACCAATGACCGAGCTGCACGGTATAAAACGTGATAACTGAGTACTTACCTTCCCGAAGAAGGGCTCGTATGATAATATCCCATGAATGAAATCATTGCTCGCTGCTATACTGAAGCCAAGGCCGATGAGCAGGTAATAGAGATTATTCAGCACCAGAAAGTACATGATGGAAATTACCCCCA is a window of bacterium DNA encoding:
- a CDS encoding ATP-binding protein; the protein is MSQNKSFLQSYIPGPDQHEYDPGKKSIRGYFVSYVVICVLFLLIGPLAYSAHWKSTYNTHTLLEIAQTFIAIGVGVISIMYFLVLNNLYYLLIGLGFSIAASNDFIHGILSYEPFFGKVSTQLSRFIPCSSVIGKCFLAGMIIAAPLVEHLQWGTNKEKVKETILVSLSVFVVSGSVTALAFLLPLPQIIYPERLIAGPVDFFSAILFAIAFILVMKRFLTQRDIFSGLILNSILLNCWGQLYISFSKHLFDPLFSLGHVAHFFSYVMPLIAIPMQGLSELNVAHHEIDERIRMEQELKKYQDYLEQLVQERTADLESANKQLTRQVQDRILAQKELKDAYEVLQATHGKLKESQNQLIQSEKMNALGTMIAGVAHEMNNPMMSILNYTQYCIKHTSCNDQKYQILLDIENETKQCIDVVKNLLTFSRREDEGEERCQKGSCVEPLDRVLKLMSYRLEKQNVVLIKDIAEDLPQVWMNVNNIQQVFFNLISNALDAVKGKERQEIRINIAREDDWVEVAIADNGCGIAPENLERIFDPFFTTKPTGEGTGLGLSICHNIIAAHKGKIICKSSLGSGTIIQVLLPIERQKEGFQ